In the genome of Pempheris klunzingeri isolate RE-2024b chromosome 20, fPemKlu1.hap1, whole genome shotgun sequence, the window GctttctgaataaaacatgccGTGATTATTATTACCACAGATAcaagaggaggggggtggggggagggtaTAAAAACCATTTACGAGAGTGCAGGCAATCTGTGACAGGCTAAAAACCAACTGAAATATCCCAGTGAAAGCACCAGGTCATGGAATGGAGCTCTTAATTCATCAAAAAATTCACACTAAAAACACCAGGACAATAAGTAGAAGTGTACTCTTGACCTATCTTCTATTAAATTTGAGTTTTCAACATTAGAAATTGAGATGGAGTTGGACTTcacatatttaattatattagaAACTAGTGAAATGCCTATATCCTGCAACACTATATAcaatgcatacatacacatataagCTTGCAATAGAACCCCATACATTATTCAGAAGTTAAAATCCTGTCTGAATTGTACGCATTCCTGTCTGCATTATTAATGTGCTCTAACTCTGTGGTCAGGTTTAGTATGTTTGTACAGTAGTCAACGATAGTACACCTCACCATGTGTAGACCTCTGTGTCACTGTAAACACCAGACCCATAAAAATTCCAAATACTAAATAATATTAGCCTAGTATATAATGAATGATAGATTCACTAATGGATTGTGTGAATagtaaagaaacaaagcaaacttAAGACAGTGGGGTATGAAATATAGACTGCTTATGTTTAGTGTGATGACACAGACAGTCAATGCTGTCCCTCACTCAATCCATCTGCCAATCATCACCTGTTCATTTGTTCTGGAAAGCAGGCAGAGCCATTCACAGGAAGTAGAGGTGAGTGGAAATGCCTTCCTTCAATGGAGTGAGAGCATCCTGGCAGTTGAACACCTCAATGGTCCTCTGGAAAAGAGTGCATTCATATTATCTAATTGCATACGCACACAtgtgcacgcgcacacacacacacacacacacacacacacagagaagatgcCTCACCTCCATGCCTGTCAGTAGCTCCTCTCTAGGCATGGTGAAGAGAAGCTCATAGAGTCTGTATTTCTGAAACAGACTAGCCAACATACAGGATGCACAGGATCAGCTGCATCACTTTCaccattaaaacacaataagcCTACAAGAACACAGAGTCATGTTACATATCTATCTTCTATCTATACTTCCTTGCAGACAGTAAAATCAGTTTAATTTACTGAAATATTTATGAGAACTTTGAAAAGTTCATAATATAAATGAGtctcaaatgaaataaatgagattTAGCCGTTACTTTTTCCTGATTTTAAAAAGACTGAGAAGCCAAAATGTCCCCTGTTTGCCcactttctgtgtttcagtAAACATTCTGTGAGttctgtgagtctgtgtgttcaccaggATATCAGGTCCTCCAGAATTAATCCAGTCAGCATGCCCATTGGCCACACTGTCCCTTATAGACTGGCATAGAAATGTGCCTGTCAGCTCCATATACTGTATGCTACTGGTGTGTGGCGGGTAAGGCCAATGTGGGTTACAGGTGGAGCCTTAGGACCATTTTTGTGACTATAAAGCCCACATGGGAGGACCTGAGTTTGAGTGTGAATCATGTAGGTTAATGTTGGGGGTGTGCCAGctctttacttttactttagactttattgtccccaggggggaaattctttttcacagcactgttcCATTTGACACaactgacagtcagacagtagacatgacaacacaacaacagcagacttacttcaaaaagaatcaaaaagaattaataataatcaataattatacTGATTAACAGGCCTTAATAACACacttctttaaaagaaaaagatagccaatttaactgattcgGTCAATTTAACtgattgttttaataaaacaaacaaactgtttgttagtgtgtgtgtgcgtgtgtgtgtatgtgtacgtgtatgtgtgaatatgcaaaagaaGGGAGATGGGGAGCCCAGCCGTGTGCTAGTTGAGATAAAGGAAGTCTACAAAGACAGGAGAATCAAAAGGTGACTAaagacaaaatggctgccactcAAACCAactggtgtgtgtctctcagttGAGGCCAACTTTTGTGGatgtacatgtgagtgtgtaggataaaggatggttagtttgcaTGCAAGAGCCTGCTTGTTTCAGGTAGAACTTTGCATTGCTGACATGAGGAGAtggcaatgacaataaaactttctgattctgattctgatctgcTTTGTACAGGCCACACTAATGCAGAGAGCCAGCAGCTGAGGGCCTCCTCAGCCTAAGAGATGATCCCAGCAGAAGAGGTAGAGCAGCAAAGCTGGATCCTCAGCAAAGTCCGGGAGAAAAGAGAGCCCcaggggagaagagagagaacaagagggGAGTTCTGCTTTCATTGACCTGAAGATGTCATGGGTCATGTACCACACAATGACCAATGGTGGTGAAGCGTTGCATTTCGGTGTGACAACCTACGGACTTTGGGAAAGTAAGTTCAGAAAAGGAGTCCTTTTGTTCAAAGGAGAAAGAAACATGTGGTTCCCACCATCTGAAAATGGTGTGAGCCCAATGTTAATCACTGGCTAGAGTATACTAAGGTAACCAACATGGGGTCTGCATCGAGCAAATTGATGGACACATTTGCAAGCCAGCATATCGGTAACTGAACCACACGGACATGTTTTCTGGGTCTTAAAGATTTTGCTTTGAATACCAGACAATTTTCTTACCTGTTTCTGATATAACTTATGAGTGCCATGGCTTGCTCCCTGTCTAAAAGTGAAGTGGTGTCTTCTGAACTTGAGGGCTGGCAGGCAGCTCCTAAGGCCTTAGCAAACTCCATCAAGTTCTCCACTAAAGCCATCTGTTTCTCTGAAATATGACGAAAAGCACAAATTAGTGCTGTGATGCTGATACATTTGTCAGGGTGTGTAGTCTTttctggatatgatcaatcagtctttactaacaggctatgtacctcagtcctttaaagtagcagtaattaaacctcttctgaaaaagtcCACTCTTGATTgaggtgtattagccaactatagacctatatccaaccttccctttctctccaagatccttgAGAAAgcagtagccaatcagctgtgtaattttctaaatacCAATAGTCTATCTGAGGATTTTCAACGCATCATAGCACAGATGCAGCACTTCTAAAGGTTACAAacaacctccttatggcatcagacagaggacttctctctgtactggtcttgttagacttgagtgctgcatttgataccattgaccatcacatcctattacagagactggaacacttaatcagcataaaaggaaccacattaagctggtttaagtcttatttatcagatcgatttcagtttgtacatgatGACAATGAGTCCTCCATCCACACTGAAATTggacatggagttccacaaggttcggtgcTTGGACCAATTTTATTCACGTTATAAtttatatgcttcctctgggtaatattatcaggacacagtccattaatttccactgttgtgCAGATGATACCtaattatacttatcaataagGCCAgatgctgtctctgtgctatggttcgctctaaaacacgactgaaaatcctcaaatagactattggaatttagaaaattacacagctgattggctattactttctcaaggatcttggagagaaagggaaggttggataaaggtctatagttggctaatacacctgaatcaagagtggactttttcagaagaggtttaattaccaCTACTTTAAAGGACGTAGCCTGTCtacttccttaagtagcccagtaggaatggggtctaggagacaagctgacggtttggatgaggaaattatTGAAGCCGATTCAGgaagaaaaacagtccaaatgcacattaagcccaacagctgtttccatgattcctaagtttgaggttgaatcagagcctgatctttaaagaagctcatgaagtcgttgttactgagctctaaaggaataCAAGGATcaatggagttctggctcttaGTCAGTCTACTTAACGTGCTGAAAAGGAACCCAGGGGTGTTTTTATTATCTTCTATCAGTGAGGCGTAATAGGCAGGTCTGGCATTACAGTGtgattcttctaatttggtggcacgctACATCCTTTCAAGTTTTTGCAAATTTTGCTTAAGTTTGCgggtctgggaattataccaaggagcttgtctcttttctttaattatcttcttttttagagggtCGATGGAGTCAAGTGTCATTGGCATTGACCgtgcagcactatcgaccagataatcgATTGGGGGCTATGATTAGCATTGGGGTCTTCTATCGTACTGAGACATGGCATTAGCTTAAATGCTGATGGAAtcccttttttaaattttcaaatTCTTTTGTACTTAAATTTCCTCACCATGCAACAATCATATAACTttgagaggcagagacagatgaATGTACAGTCAAAAATCATAAATCCAGGCAAGCAGGCAATGGTAGAATCTGACAAACCGACTGGTATAGATGAGTATGAGTATGAGCTGATGAGTGAGTGACAGGCAGACaaaacggtgtgtgtgtgtggatggtaAACTGTTGTGAAAAAGCTGGCGGGTGCTGACTGGCAGATAGGCAGATGGGGTGTGCCCAGGAGGGTGGGGTTTAGGAGCAGGAAGCTACAGCAGTGTCCATGACAATCCGATTTAATGAAGCACACAATTAGGATGCAGTGACTAAGAGTAAGAGATTCTTTTAAATAGGTCAGAAATAGTTAGATCCATGGAGGTGTTGTAGTTACAGACCTTTTCTACCTCCCTCTCTACATAACTACCAAGTAAAGTAAAACTTGactataattatttttaaaatcagagtTCCAAAAACTACAATAATAAGtatttgaatgaatgttaaAGTGGCGGAGGAATAGTAAAGATGTGTGGAGACGAAgcagtggatggatggaaagataTATAGTGTGTGGTATAGTGTGCCCTCCTCACCTCTTATGTTATCCAGCAGCATGTGCAGCACAGCCATGGTGAAGGAGGTCTGTGCGGGGGTGAGGTTGGACTCTTTTGCCCACCAGAAACCGCAGACATAGTAATCCAGCAGGGCAGCTTCCCTCATACAGGTTTGATGGTTGCTGAAGCCCAGAATCTCCTTTATTTCCCTGCAGACAGCAGGGAACAGGTCTGGATAAATACTGTTTCAGTGCAGCTGTAATTGTACACTAAAATAGAGTCACTTCACTTCGGATGAAACATCTGGTatgacatcagtgtgtgttttttctttttggtgaaTTTGTGGGTTTTAGCAACCAAAGGACAGTTCCTctagaaaaacatgtttattttaaaagctGGCTCCAGTTGTttgcaataaattaaaaaatttagGTCAACAACATGGCAAATATTTAAAGACTTCAGCATTACTCCCAAGagatttatgtatatatatatatatatgtgtatatatcaatgaggatacattcaaagtttttgaaAGTtccagatatagatatatatagcATCAAACCTGTATGAGggatatatatacatatatatttgaaGGTCAGTCAATCT includes:
- the cabcoco1 gene encoding ciliary-associated calcium-binding coiled-coil protein 1, encoding MAGGATRREKREPPKVKDNTFTGDDCALLQWDVLPQQRIRELLSGTAAGELEAEIKEILGFSNHQTCMREAALLDYYVCGFWWAKESNLTPAQTSFTMAVLHMLLDNIREKQMALVENLMEFAKALGAACQPSSSEDTTSLLDREQAMALISYIRNSLFQKYRLYELLFTMPREELLTGMERTIEVFNCQDALTPLKEGISTHLYFL